One genomic region from Devosia neptuniae encodes:
- a CDS encoding cysteine hydrolase family protein has protein sequence MSKQAIIVVDFQNDYLASGSWPLVGVDAAVKNAVRVIDDARAKGIPVIHVRHESPEGSPFFVIGTRGAEIIPTVAPKEGEQVVVKNFPNAFRGTDLKANLDAAGTKDVVIIGAMSHMCIDATARAAADYGFNVTVVADAAATRDAQFDGMTVPADQVHAAFMSALGFAYGKVVKADEYLK, from the coding sequence ATGAGTAAGCAAGCTATCATCGTCGTCGATTTCCAGAACGATTACCTCGCGTCCGGCTCCTGGCCCCTGGTCGGTGTCGATGCCGCCGTGAAGAATGCCGTTAGGGTAATTGACGACGCTCGCGCCAAGGGCATTCCCGTCATCCATGTCCGGCACGAGAGCCCCGAGGGCTCGCCGTTCTTTGTCATCGGGACACGCGGAGCCGAGATCATTCCAACAGTGGCGCCCAAAGAAGGCGAGCAGGTCGTGGTGAAGAACTTCCCGAACGCGTTCCGCGGCACGGACCTGAAGGCAAATCTGGACGCCGCGGGCACAAAGGATGTCGTCATCATCGGGGCCATGAGCCACATGTGCATCGACGCCACCGCCAGGGCCGCCGCCGACTACGGGTTCAACGTGACTGTCGTCGCGGATGCTGCGGCAACCCGTGACGCGCAGTTCGACGGCATGACGGTTCCGGCAGATCAGGTCCACGCCGCTTTCATGTCGGCCCTCGGCTTTGCTTACGGCAAGGTCGTGAAGGCCGATGAATATCTGAAGTAG
- a CDS encoding GlxA family transcriptional regulator, whose product MSNNIEIALLEYYGAQEAALLGLADLFEIANQPDRPQIRVTRWRAIGDELVPGRNTGAPLVMVIPPGKQGPVTAEVARPIASALRQLHDSGTTLASVCVGAFILGETGLLDGRSATTHWGTAEVFRSRFPKVDLDVDRLVIDDGDIMTAGGMMAWTDLGLKLVDRYLGTTAMMNTAGTLLIDPPGREQRYYSSFVPTLTHGDAAILVAQHWLHAEFADSISLSDMASKSGLEERTFLRRFRKATHMTATEYLQRFRVNKAREMLQFGADAVEPIAWAVGYSDASAFRKVFLQTVGLSPSEYRRRFRA is encoded by the coding sequence ATGAGCAACAACATCGAAATTGCGCTTCTCGAGTATTACGGTGCTCAGGAAGCTGCATTGCTAGGGCTGGCAGACTTGTTCGAAATTGCAAATCAGCCTGATCGACCTCAGATCAGGGTAACAAGATGGCGGGCTATCGGCGATGAGCTAGTACCCGGCAGGAATACCGGGGCACCGCTCGTCATGGTCATACCTCCCGGCAAGCAGGGGCCGGTTACTGCCGAGGTGGCTCGACCTATCGCCTCGGCGCTGCGGCAGCTGCATGATAGCGGCACCACCTTGGCGTCCGTATGTGTTGGTGCCTTCATCTTGGGTGAAACAGGGTTGCTGGATGGGCGATCTGCGACGACGCATTGGGGAACAGCCGAGGTTTTTCGATCCCGCTTTCCGAAGGTTGACCTCGACGTCGATCGACTGGTGATCGATGACGGGGACATCATGACTGCTGGAGGCATGATGGCGTGGACGGACCTAGGCTTGAAGCTGGTTGACCGATATCTGGGCACCACGGCCATGATGAATACCGCAGGAACTCTGCTGATCGATCCTCCTGGTCGTGAACAGCGCTACTACAGCTCCTTCGTCCCAACGCTGACCCACGGCGACGCTGCTATCTTGGTGGCGCAGCATTGGCTTCATGCAGAATTTGCAGACAGCATCAGTCTCTCAGATATGGCCAGCAAGTCAGGCTTGGAGGAGAGAACCTTCCTGCGGCGGTTTCGGAAGGCGACGCACATGACTGCAACCGAGTACCTCCAACGATTTCGCGTCAACAAGGCCCGCGAGATGCTTCAGTTCGGAGCTGATGCCGTCGAACCGATTGCGTGGGCGGTTGGCTACAGTGATGCCAGCGCCTTCCGGAAGGTCTTCCTCCAAACCGTAGGCTTGTCGCCGTCGGAGTATCGGAGACGATTTCGCGCCTAA
- a CDS encoding type II toxin-antitoxin system HipA family toxin, translated as MPDVSVLNVRLNGRAIATLTHLQGDRTIFAFNEDYVEDANRPTLSLSYKDNLGGLITNSRPTQRVVPPFFSNLLPEGHLRRYLAERAGVNPQREFFLLWMLGQDLPGALSIHPVEGHPLPPGVTEELPADARPSAYRFSLAGVQLKFSALENDHKGGGLTIPAEGVGGSWIVKLPSQQFAGVPENEFSMMRLASMIGMDVPAIELIDIDAISGMPEGIGELKGQAFAVSRFDRTADGPVHMEDFAQVFGVFPEDKYKRASYANIGRVIGMETGDAGTAEYIRRLIFSALIGNGDMHLKNWSLIYPDGRTAALSPAYDLVSTIPYIAGEDTSALNYSRTKKMTELTADELRYMAAKALLPEKLVIDTATETVQRFREAWEVEKKNLPLAEKVSTMIDAHAPMVPLYHELS; from the coding sequence ATGCCTGACGTCTCGGTTCTCAATGTCCGGCTGAACGGGCGGGCCATTGCCACCCTCACCCACCTGCAGGGCGACCGCACCATCTTCGCGTTCAACGAGGACTATGTTGAGGACGCCAATCGCCCGACTTTGAGCCTGTCGTACAAGGACAATCTTGGCGGCCTGATCACTAACTCACGGCCTACGCAACGCGTGGTGCCTCCGTTCTTTTCCAACCTGCTGCCCGAAGGCCATTTGCGCCGCTATCTAGCCGAGCGCGCCGGAGTGAATCCACAGCGCGAGTTTTTCCTGCTCTGGATGCTGGGCCAGGACCTGCCCGGCGCTTTGTCTATCCACCCGGTCGAGGGCCACCCATTGCCACCGGGCGTCACCGAGGAACTGCCCGCCGACGCGCGGCCCAGCGCCTATCGCTTCTCTCTGGCAGGTGTTCAGCTCAAATTCTCGGCGCTGGAAAATGACCACAAGGGCGGGGGCCTTACCATCCCGGCCGAGGGCGTCGGTGGCTCCTGGATTGTGAAATTGCCTTCACAACAATTCGCGGGCGTACCCGAGAATGAATTCTCGATGATGCGGCTGGCCTCCATGATTGGCATGGACGTGCCTGCCATCGAACTCATCGACATAGATGCTATCTCCGGGATGCCGGAAGGCATTGGAGAGCTGAAAGGCCAGGCGTTCGCCGTCAGTCGCTTCGACCGCACGGCGGATGGCCCGGTGCACATGGAGGACTTTGCCCAGGTGTTCGGTGTCTTCCCTGAAGACAAATACAAGCGGGCGAGCTACGCGAATATCGGCCGCGTTATCGGTATGGAAACCGGCGACGCCGGCACCGCCGAGTACATTCGCAGATTGATTTTCAGTGCACTGATCGGCAACGGCGACATGCACCTCAAGAACTGGTCGCTCATCTATCCCGACGGACGCACCGCGGCTTTGTCGCCGGCCTATGACCTCGTCTCCACTATTCCCTACATCGCAGGCGAGGACACCTCTGCCCTCAACTATTCGCGCACCAAGAAGATGACCGAGCTCACTGCCGACGAACTCCGCTACATGGCGGCCAAAGCGCTCCTGCCGGAGAAGCTCGTCATCGACACTGCGACCGAGACAGTGCAACGATTCCGTGAGGCGTGGGAGGTCGAGAAGAAAAACCTGCCTCTGGCAGAGAAGGTCTCGACAATGATCGACGCGCACGCGCCGATGGTGCCGCTATATCACGAATTGTCATAG